In Amycolatopsis sp. FBCC-B4732, the genomic stretch GATGTCCCGGGCGACCAAGGCCGCCGCGCCGGAGAACACGCCGTCCAGCAGGACCGGGATGCCTCGGACCGCCGCCTCCACCAGGAAGCCCGCCGTGGCCGCGAGGCATGCGCTGCCCAGCGTCGTCAGGCGGTCGAACGGGTCCTCGACGCGGCCCTCTGCCCGTGACAAGGCCGCGGCCACCGCCGAAGTCTTGCGGGACAGGCCCGCCGCGTCCACGCCCGTGCCCGTGCCGACCACCTCCGCGGCCGGGAGGCCCAGGGAAGCCGCGACCACCGCCGCGCACACCGCGGTGTTGCCGATGCCCATGTCGCCCGGGATCAGCAGGTCCGCGGCGGCCTCCTCGGCGGCGATCGCCCGGCCCGCCTCGAACGCCGCGCGTGCTTCGCCGGGAGCCAGGGCGTCCTCGACGTCGATCGAGCCCGAACCGCGGCGGATCTTGTGGGCCGTCACCGCGGCCGGTACGTCCGAACCGTCCCAATCCACGCCGAGGTCGGCCACCCGGACCTGCGCGCCGACCTGCGCGGCCAGCACGTTCACGCCGCTCTTGCCCGCCAGGAACACCCGGACCATCGCCGCCGTCACCTCGCGCGGGTACGCCGAGAGCGCCGACACGCCGTGGTCGCCCGCGAAGACCACCACCCGGACGTCGTCGAGCGGGCGCGGCGGGACGCTGCCGTGCGCCGCGGACAGCCAGGCCGCGAGCTCCTCCAGCCTGCCGAGCGCGCCGAGCGGTTTGACCAGGCCGTCGAGCCGCTCCAGCGCGGCGGCGCGGGCGGCGGGGTCGGGCACGGGTACGTCGAACACGGGCGCCTCCAGCTACAGGTCGAGCGCCCGGCCCGCGACGACCAGCACGACCCGGTCGGCGTCGGCGGACACCCGGTTGTTGAGTGCGCCCAGCACATCACGGAACAGCCGTCCGGACGACGTTGCGGGCACCACACCGCTGCCGACTTCGTTGCTGACCGCGACCACCGGCACCCGCGCCGCGGCCCACGCGGCGAGGAAGTCTTCGAGCCGGTCGTCCAGCCGGTGCTCCCAGCCGCGCTTCTGTTCCCACGCGCCGACGTCGTCGAGGACGCGGGAGAGCCAGGTGCCGAGGCAGTCGATGAGCAGCGGCTCGGTCGCCGTGCGCAGGGTGCCGGCGAGGTCGGTCGTCTCGACGGTCTTCCAGTGCGACGGCCGCCGCGCCTGGTGCGCGGCCACCCGGGCGGCCCATTCGGGGTCGTCTTCGCCCGCGGGCAGGCCGGGCGCGACGTAGACGAGGTGCGGGTGGCCGGCGACGAGCCGCTCGGCGTGCCGCGACTTCCCCGAGCGGACCCCGCCCAGGACGAGCACCTTGCCTTCGTCGCGTCCGTACCGGCGGAGGGCGCGTGCCAGGGTCTCGAGGTACCCGGCGAGCCGGTAGGTCAGCTTGGTCATACCCGGCATTGTGGTGCACGCGCTACCGTGCGCCACGTGCCACTCCGTCTAGGGACAACAGCGGCCGGACTCGTTACCGGATACGTCGCCGACGCGCTGTTCGGTGACCCCCGAACGGGTCATCCGGTCGCCCTGTTCGGCAGTGCCGCGGCTCGCCTGGAACACCGTCTGTGGGCGGACTCGAAGCCGCGCGGAGTCGCGTACGCGGGGTTGTGCACCTTCGCCGCCGTAGGGCTGGGCGTCGCGCTTCAGACGGCGACGCGGCGACGCCCCTTCGCGCGCTTCGCGGTCACCGCCGCGTCCACCTGGGTCGTGCTCGGGGGCCGTGGGCTCGCCGCCGAAGGCGCCGAAATGGCCAGACTGCTCGAAGCGGGCGAAGTGCCCGGAGCGCGTCAGCGGCTGTCGCACCTCTGCGCGCGCGACGCGACAACGCTCGACACCGCCGAGCTGACCCGCGCGGCCACCGAGTCGATCGCCGAGAACACGTCGGACGCCGTGGTCGCGCCGCTGTTCTGGGGTGCGGTCGCCGGGCTGCCGGGCCTGCTCGGGTACCGGGCGCTCAACACGCTCGACGCGATGGTCGGCTACCGCTCCCCGCGGTACCGGAACTTCGGCTGGGCCGCGGCGCGGGCCGACGACGTGGCCAACCTGGTGCCCTCGCGGCTGGGTGCGGCGCTCGTGGTGGTGTGCGCGGGCGGCCGGGCGCGGGAATCCTGGCGGGTGTGGCGCCGGGACGGTTCGCGGCACCCCAGCCCGAACGCCGGCCAGGTCGAGGCGGCTTTCGCGGGCGCGCTGGGCATCCGGCTCGGCGGCACGAACAGCTACGGCGGTGAGGTCGAGAGCCGGGCGAGGCTGGGGGACGGGCGCGACCCGGAGCCGGTGGACCTGAGGCGCGCGGTGCTCTTGTCCCGCCTGGTCGGGGCGGTGGCGGTCCTCGCCGCGGCCGCGGTGGCGGCGCGATGAGCGGCCTTCTCGTCGCCGGGACGACGTCCGATGCCGGGAAGAGCCTGGTCACCGCCGGGATCTGCCGGTGGCTCGCGCGTCGCGGCGTCCGTGTGGCGCCCTTCAAGGCCCAGAACATGTCCAACAACTCGATGGTCTGCGGCGACGGCGCCGAGATCGGCCGGGCGCAGTGGGTGCAGGCCCGCGCCGCCGGGGTCGAGCCCGAGGCCGCCATGAACCCCGTGCTGCTCAAGCCGGGCAGCGACCGGCGCAGTCACGTCGTCGCGCTCGGGAAGCCGTTCGGGACGCTCGAAGCCGGCGAGTACGCCACCGGGCGGGCCGGGCTCGCGGAGATCGCCTTCCAGGCGTTCGAGGACCTCAGCGGGCGCTACGACGTCGTCGTCTGCGAGGGCGCCGGCAGCCCGGCGGAGATCAACCTCCGCGGCGGCGACTACGTCAACATGGGGCTGGCGCGACGGTTCGGCCTGCCCGTGCTGGTCGTCGGCGACATCGACCGCGGGGGCGTGCTGGCCGCGATGTTCGGCACCCTCGCGCTGCTTTCGGCCGAAGACCAGGCGCTCGTCGCGGGCTGGGTGGTCAACAAGTTCCGCGGCGACGTCGGCCTGCTGCGCCCGGGCCTGGACAGCCTCGAAAAGGTCACCGGACGGCCCGTGCTGGGCGTCCTGCCCTGGCTCGACCGCGTGTGGATCGACTCCGAGGACGCGCTGGCGGCCGCGGGCTGGCGCCGGGAGACCCACGGTCGTGGCCTGCGCGTGGCCGTCGTGCGGTTCCCGCGCGCGTCCAACGCCACCGACGTCGACGCGCTCGCCGCCGAGCCCGGGGTCACCGTCACGCTGACCGCCGATCCGGACGTCGTCGTGGCCGCGGACGTCGTCGTGCTGCCCGGTTCGCGCGCCACCGTCGACGACCTCGCCTGGCTGCGCGAGCGCGGCCTCGACACGGCGGTGGCGGCCCGTAAGACCGCCGGCCGGCCGGTGCTCGGCATCTGCGGTGGCTACCAGATGCTCGCGGAGTCCATTGTGGACGACGTCGAGTCCGGGGCCGGTACGGTGCCCGGCCTCGGCCTGCTGCCGACGCGGGTGACGTTCGCCGCCGAGAAGGTCCTCGCCCGGCCGTCGGGCGAATGGCGCGGCAACCCCGTGCACGCCTACGAGATCCACCACGGTTCGGTGACTGTGAACA encodes the following:
- the cobT gene encoding nicotinate-nucleotide--dimethylbenzimidazole phosphoribosyltransferase, producing the protein MFDVPVPDPAARAAALERLDGLVKPLGALGRLEELAAWLSAAHGSVPPRPLDDVRVVVFAGDHGVSALSAYPREVTAAMVRVFLAGKSGVNVLAAQVGAQVRVADLGVDWDGSDVPAAVTAHKIRRGSGSIDVEDALAPGEARAAFEAGRAIAAEEAAADLLIPGDMGIGNTAVCAAVVAASLGLPAAEVVGTGTGVDAAGLSRKTSAVAAALSRAEGRVEDPFDRLTTLGSACLAATAGFLVEAAVRGIPVLLDGVFSGAAALVARDIAPGVEQWWLAGHRSTEPSQAFALKALGLEPILDFGLRLGEGSGAVQAVPALRAARAILADMGLLADLA
- a CDS encoding bifunctional adenosylcobinamide kinase/adenosylcobinamide-phosphate guanylyltransferase, which produces MTKLTYRLAGYLETLARALRRYGRDEGKVLVLGGVRSGKSRHAERLVAGHPHLVYVAPGLPAGEDDPEWAARVAAHQARRPSHWKTVETTDLAGTLRTATEPLLIDCLGTWLSRVLDDVGAWEQKRGWEHRLDDRLEDFLAAWAAARVPVVAVSNEVGSGVVPATSSGRLFRDVLGALNNRVSADADRVVLVVAGRALDL
- a CDS encoding cobalamin biosynthesis protein, which encodes MPLRLGTTAAGLVTGYVADALFGDPRTGHPVALFGSAAARLEHRLWADSKPRGVAYAGLCTFAAVGLGVALQTATRRRPFARFAVTAASTWVVLGGRGLAAEGAEMARLLEAGEVPGARQRLSHLCARDATTLDTAELTRAATESIAENTSDAVVAPLFWGAVAGLPGLLGYRALNTLDAMVGYRSPRYRNFGWAAARADDVANLVPSRLGAALVVVCAGGRARESWRVWRRDGSRHPSPNAGQVEAAFAGALGIRLGGTNSYGGEVESRARLGDGRDPEPVDLRRAVLLSRLVGAVAVLAAAAVAAR
- a CDS encoding cobyric acid synthase — protein: MSGLLVAGTTSDAGKSLVTAGICRWLARRGVRVAPFKAQNMSNNSMVCGDGAEIGRAQWVQARAAGVEPEAAMNPVLLKPGSDRRSHVVALGKPFGTLEAGEYATGRAGLAEIAFQAFEDLSGRYDVVVCEGAGSPAEINLRGGDYVNMGLARRFGLPVLVVGDIDRGGVLAAMFGTLALLSAEDQALVAGWVVNKFRGDVGLLRPGLDSLEKVTGRPVLGVLPWLDRVWIDSEDALAAAGWRRETHGRGLRVAVVRFPRASNATDVDALAAEPGVTVTLTADPDVVVAADVVVLPGSRATVDDLAWLRERGLDTAVAARKTAGRPVLGICGGYQMLAESIVDDVESGAGTVPGLGLLPTRVTFAAEKVLARPSGEWRGNPVHAYEIHHGSVTVNTTGESFLDGVRAGPVWGTMWHGAFENDAFRRAWLTEAAAQAGIEWAPAPDAPGFGDLREEMLDKLADAIEEHLDAATLLALLDRGAPAGLPFVPPGAP